A single Anopheles maculipalpis chromosome 3RL, idAnoMacuDA_375_x, whole genome shotgun sequence DNA region contains:
- the LOC126564237 gene encoding peroxidase: MCKSVFVLCIVALLALAVQGRGTGTDQVDCYGLDPPLAQRLSRFATAANLEEALEYSETIFEKSKRLEGSLAAGSRGKVVKGGSTYAQILDGYPTPSTEQQDLLARKVLRASSFFVNRYCIPNGVSSYECGLYLSGTLLPSSPIGDQCRDLIASKEYNDEYRRLLPALYDDGVYAFRRSTTGGELPLAREVSSRFHTAWKDLEPHDTTRSVALVQWTQFIEHDLAKTTVQTMHDGTGIECCSGDHGQLLPRYRHPSCKPIQVPEDDPYYQTYRATCLNYVRSALSLGANGCHLGPANQLNQATNRLDLSQLYGSLANDTKFLRAGKGGRLRAQLYDSAEYLQETGNDRLCATDPNLETVCYDSGDTRVNVNPYITLLHTLFLRSHNRLAKHLAQLQPSWTDDQLFTVARTINVKLYQKIVREWLVTVAGERATRNPHSTAEQDDRVSNEFATAAIRFYNTMMPGEISNALGSYDLERLFYRPKDLRKRDYFAHLVGSVLGQNAMSLDTAYVDDMAHLLFGVRNVGLDVLALDIQRGRDHGLARYTDYYTLCNGKPVTGWADLELVLKPHDLEIIRASYATVHDVDLIVGAIAEWPVTGATVGPTLSCLIREQIDNSLPVNEQQDITASLVKKDRLETVLAGYSAARFMCDTAQVERVQRDIFRVPSDDNPQIRCAQLPALDLARLV, from the coding sequence ATGTGTAAGTCTGTGTTTGTATTGTGCATCGTTGCACTGCTTGCACTGGCAGTGCAGGGTCGTGGCACAGGAACCGATCAAGTAGATTGTTACGGATTAGATCCACCGCTAGCCCAACGGTTGTCCCGTTTTGCAACCGCAGCTAATCTCGAGGAGGCGCTAGAGTACAGTGAgacaatatttgaaaaatctaaacgTCTTGAAGGTTCCCTGGCCGCTGGTTCGCGTGGAAAAGTCGTCAAGGGTGGCTCAACGTACGCACAGATCCTCGATGGCTATCCAACCCCAAGTACTGAGCAGCAAGATCTTCTTGCACGTAAGGTTCTCCGAGCGTCTTCCTTCTTCGTGAATCGTTACTGCATACCGAACGGTGTTTCATCGTACGAGTGTGGTTTATATCTCAGCGGAACGCTCCTTCCTTCCTCACCAATCGGTGATCAATGTCGAGATTTGATCGCTTCAAAAGAGTATAACGATGAGTATCGTCGGCTGTTGCCCGCTCTGTACGACGACGGGGTGTACGCGTTCCGGCGCAGCACGACCGGTGGTGAGTTGCCCCTTGCACGGGAAGTATCCAGTCGGTTTCATACGGCCTGGAAGGACCTGGAACCGCACGATACCACACGTTCGGTCGCTCTCGTCCAGTGGACACAATTCATCGAGCACGATCTCGCCAAAACGACGGTCCAGACGATGCACGACGGAACGGGAATTGAATGTTGTTCGGGAGATCATGGCCAGTTGTTGCCCCGGTACCGGCATCCTTCCTGTAAACCGATCCAGGTCCCTGAGGACGACCCGTACTATCAGACGTACCGGGCAACGTGCTTGAATTACGTGCGCAGTGCACTATCGCTCGGTGCGAACGGTTGCCATCTTGGACCGGCAAACCAGCTCAACCAGGCCACCAACCGGTTAGATCTGTCGCAACTGTACGGCAGTCTAGCGAACGATACAAAGTTCCTGCGTGCGGGCAAAGGTGGCCGATTGCGTGCCCAGCTGTACGACTCCGCCGAGTATCTGCAAGAGACGGGCAACGATCGACTCTGCGCGACCGATCCCAATCTCGAAACCGTCTGCTACGATTCCGGCGATACGCGCGTCAACGTGAATCCGTACATTACCCTGCTGCACACACTGTTCCTGCGGTCCCACAATCGGCTGGCGAAACATTTGGCCCAACTACAACCGAGCTGGACGGACGATCAGCTGTTTACCGTGGCACGGACAATCAACGTGAAACTGTATCAGAAAATCGTCCGCGAATGGTTGGTAACGGTGGCAGGCGAACGGGCCACACGCAACCCACATTCAACCGCCGAACAGGACGATCGGGTTAGCAATGAGTTCGCAACGGCCGCTATTCGCTTCTACAACACGATGATGCCAGGTGAAATCTCGAACGCGCTAGGATCGTACGATCTGGAGCGTCTCTTTTATCGGCCGAAAGATCTGCGCAAACGGGACTATTTCGCCCATCTGGTTGGGTCCGTGCTCGGTCAGAACGCGATGTCACTCGACACGGCCTACGTGGACGATATGGCCCATCTCCTGTTCGGTGTACGCAACGTCGGGCTGGATGTGCTCGCGCTAGACATTCAGCGTGGTCGTGATCATGGTCTCGCCCGCTACACCGACTACTACACGTTGTGCAACGGCAAACCGGTCACCGGGTGGGCCGACCTCGAGCTCGTACTGAAACCGCACGATTTGGAAATTATACGAGCATCGTACGCAACCGTCCACGATGTCGATCTGATCGTCGGTGCCATCGCCGAGTGGCCGGTCACCGGTGCTACCGTTGGACCGACACTTTCCTGTCTCATCCGAGAGCAAATCGACAACTCGTTACCGGTGAACGAACAGCAAGACATCACGGCGTCGCTTGTAAAGAAGGATCGTCTGGAGACGGTGTTGGCGGGGTACAGTGCGGCTAGGTTTATGTGTGATACGG
- the LOC126564327 gene encoding serine/threonine-protein kinase GL21140 — protein MEVSTHTTSTLSRSNSRTSSNSELEKELIDLDLSGGVNNKSNTLKKRISSSRTPAKKAKRIRFFRNGDKFYPGSTIPVSVERYRSFDSLTEDLTRLLEDSVTLTSAIRAIYTLDGKKIEKVDDLEDGKCYVCSCNNEGFKRMDYNVSNTNTKNPNRLSRIIRPLSPVKNGGSNGSTPLKEIDSVVHPRIVTLIRNGVKPRKIMRLLLNKRNSPTYEHVLTAITQCVKLDTGCVRKVFTVSGVPVQRLAQFFDDDDVFFAYGNERVGINDFELEAEESKAIAAHRKMLRSSTTRTGPKPKMPVKSHNDTFVCVDESALNGGILPDSLPLELQAKYTLGSIIGDGNFAVVLKLKDKQKNTEYALKIIDKSKCSGKDHYLAAEIRVMKKLNHPYIIQLVHDIETMKNMYLVLELVRGGDLFDAITRVTRFSENQSKIMMKHLASAMAYMHALSIVHRDIKPENLLVELDTDGNVVLLKLGDFGLACEVTEPLLSICGTPTYVAPEILMESGYGVKIDVWAAGIILYILLCGFPPFVSPDNQQEQLFDAILNGFFDFPAPYWNNIGDSVRDLIINMLQSDPELRFSSEDILDHPWLTSDIVDDTRDPNGIVVEETRDAPLESLVGIPISTQ, from the exons ATGGAAGTTAGCACCCATACAACTTCGACACTCAGTCGAAGCAACAGTCGAACGAGCTCCAACTCGGAGCTAGAGAAGGAGCTGATCGATCTCGATCTCAGCGGTGGAGTaaacaacaaatcaaacacactAAAGAAGCGCATCTCGAGCAGTCGGACGCCGGCGAAGAAGGCAAAGAGGATACGATTCTTTCGTAATGGAGACAAGTTCTATCCCGGTAGCACGATACCGGTATCGGTGGAGCGCTATAG GTCTTTTGATAGTTTAACGGAAGATTTGACGAGGCTGCTGGAGGACAGCGTAACGCTAACCAGTGCGATACGCGCCATCTACACCCTCGATGGTAAAAAGATCGAAAAGGTGGATGATCTGGAAGATGGCAAATGTTACGTATGTTCCTGCAACAATGAAGGTTTCAAGCGAATGGACTATAACGTATCTAACACAAACACCAAGAATCCCAACAGACTGTCTAG AATAATACGCCCACTGTCGCCAGTAAAGAACGGTGGCTCGAATGGTTCAACACCGCTAAAAGAGATCGATTCCGTGGTGCATCCCAGGATTGTAACACTCATAAGGAATGGTGTGAAACCTCGAAAG ATCATGCGCTTATTGCTAAACAAACGGAACAGTCCCACCTACGAGCACGTGCTGACGGCGATCACGCAATGCGTCAAGCTCGATACGGGCTGCGTGCGGAAGGTGTTTACCGTGTCCGGTGTGCCGGTGCAACGATTAGCACAGTTcttcgacgacgatgatgtgTTCTTTGCGTACGGCAACGAGCGGGTCGGAATTAACGATTTCGAACTAGAAGCAGAGGAAAGCAAAGCCATCGCCGCCCACCGTAAAATGCTACGCAGCAGTACAACTAGGACAGGACCAAAGCCCAAGATGCCCGTAAAGAGTCACAATGACACGTTCGTTTGTGTGGATGAATCCGCGCTCAACGGTGGCATCCTACCGGACTCGTTGCCGCTAGAGTTGCAGGCCAAATATACGCTCGGTTCAATCATTG GTGATGGAAACTTCGCCGTAGTACTGAAATTGAAagataagcaaaaaaatacCGAATACGCACTCAAAATTATTGACAAATCCAAATGCTCAGGAAAG GATCACTATCTAGCGGCAGAAATTCGTGTTATGAAAAAACTAAATCATCCATATATTATACAGCTAGTGCACGATATTGAAACGATGAAGAATATGTATCTTGTGCTGGAGCTAGTACGTGGTGGCGATTTATTCGATGCCATAACGCGTGTGACACGCTTTTCTGAGAATCAGTCCAAGATTATGATGAAACACTTAGCTTCAGCGATGGCGTACATGCATGCCCTTAGCATCGTCCATCGAGATATTAAGCCGGAGAACTTACTG GTGGAATTGGATACTGATGGTAATGTGGTTCTACTGAAGCTTGGAGACTTTGGTCTAGCTTGTGAAGTAACGGAACCATTACTCTCAATCTGCGGTACACCAACGTACGTGGCACCGGAAATTCTGATGGAATCCGGTTACGGTGTTAAG ATCGATGTTTGGGCTGCCGGCATAATTCTGTACATTTTGCTGTGCGGCTTTCCACCATTCGTTTCGCCCGACAATCAGCAGGAGCAACTGTTCGATGCCATTCTGAATGGGTTCTTCGACTTTCCCGCACCGTACTGGAACAACATCGGCGATAGTGTGCGCGATCTAATCATCAACATGCTGCAATCAGATCCGGAACTACGGTTTTCCAGCGAGGACATACTCGATCATCCGTGGCTAACAAGCGACATTGTGGATGATACGCGCGATCCTAATGG AATCGTTGTTGAAGAAACGCGTGATGCTCCATTAGAGTCGTTGGTGGGAATTCCCATCAGTACCCAGTAG